Genomic window (Nymphaea colorata isolate Beijing-Zhang1983 chromosome 1, ASM883128v2, whole genome shotgun sequence):
TAATAACTGCTCTAATTCTCATCTTACTCTCCCTCGTTACGAAGCAAGCGAGCAAGGTTGGTCACAAGAAAGAGAAGCAGAGGGTTTCTCCGTCTCtgttcccctctctctctctctcctttctctctctccccgcgTCCACCGACGATGGGATCGGCGACGCGTCTTCCCGCTGCCGTCTCGGCGATGCTGGTCGCCTTCCTCTTCGCCTCCGTCGTCGATGGCTTCTACCTCCCCGGCGTCGCCCCTCAAGACTTCATGAAGGTTCCGGAAAGAATGACATACCCAATTTGTTCTGtttcttgctatctcttccgcTCGAtctcttgctttttcttctttagctTTTTGATCTGGAAGCGAATTTATTGCGGATCTGTTTGGTTCGCAACTTACTCGTTACTGTTAGGCCCATTTCTGCATGGTACATCTTGATCTACTGTTTGCAGTgtggttttttggtttttgatcGGATTGTTTAGACGTTCGATTTTGATGGGCTTGCTTCACTTGTGGTTTCTTGCTGGATCTGGGTGTCGGTCGGTTCATAGGTACTAGATTGGAGTGTACATTAGTAGATTTTGAATGGCTAACTATTGGGGTTTTTCTTGTACTTATTTTTCTTCGTGTCAATTGGCCAACTCGTTTAGTTGGGTAATGGGTAGTGATAGCCTTGTTCGGATGTTGAATACTTGGGATCCAGGAGTGATTGCAAATGGATCGTTGGATGCATTCCAAATTATGTGATAGTGATTGTGGTGTTTGTGAGGCGAAGGCTGTCAAAAAATATCTGGATTGATTTGTATTTTGAGTTGCTTTGTCCCAGTTTGAGCGGGTGTCTTACTTGGTTTGTCTCGATCATGACATGTCTGTACTCATTGGAACGAGAATTATGGATCCCTGAGCTGAACAGTGAGGTATATGTACTCGTTCTCGCAGTCAAGTAGTTGGATTTGCAATGGCGCAAGACCAGTACGTTGTGATTCTGTAGAGATGATTGTTCTGTTCGATGAACAAATTGCTTGTTACAATGCTAGCCTTTTGAATGCACCAGGGCCACATTTCGTGTGAGGTTTAATTTAAGCTTGTGTATTTTGCTGTTAGAATTATATTCAAGTTATGTTTCCACACGTTGAGTGGCTCAATTGGTCGGAAATTTTCCTCATCCTCTGTACCGGTAGTGTTGTTCAGCTGGAAGGTCGTTAATACGTCTGTGTCTCATTTACTGAATCTGCTCCTGAATTGGCCCAACTATATTTGGCTTGGACTCTAAAAGCACATTCTTTTTGGACTCGATCAGCACGTGCTTAAATTTGGACAAGCTTAGCTGAATAAGCCTGGTTAGAACTTCACTAGATTTATGAAGTGGTTCTTTTCAACGTTCCATCAGTAGATAAGAAATTATCTTTGTAGATTTCTTGAATTTCTAGTTTACTGAAAAATCATTTCATATATTGTTGAGCGTCAGCATAGTTACCATTATGTCTCCTCGTCCTTTGTTAGTATCTATGAATGTTTCTGGTCTCAGTGAAACAGAGTACTTTTCTTACCGCCAGACgtggttaaaagttaaaacatctAGCTATCACATAAATTCATAATGTTGCTTATAGAGTCTAAAGATATCTCATGCTATATGGgccatttttttctattttaatccAACTTATGCATTATATTTAGTGAATCCCAAGAGCTTGCAGGCTGGCTGTTTTGCAGATTAGCATATATTTTATCTATTGAGCTTTAGCACGAGTGAGTTGAGTTGATCCAATATCTTTAATATGTCATAGCTGTACATGAAGTgacaaaattttcttgtcaaGTTTGGTTTTATGAAATACAAGTAATGAAGATATCTCTTTATGTAGtaaaatctttctttattttgaagCTTGGAGCACAAACACATTAATATGGTGTACCAGCCTGTGGGCTTTGTGGTAAGGTAATAAAGATGTTACTTGTTAGGGTTCATGGTCAGAGTTGGGCCCTTCAGTAGAAGGTGAtgtatgaaaaatgaaagtagCCCTGACTAGGCAAACATTTTTCTGCTTTAATATGAAATGCTCCAATGGCAGAAGCATGGCAGGTGCAATACTGTAAGCGATAAACCATCATAACCCTTGAACCACTAGACTGCACTGCAGATAATGCAGAGCATAGAGGAAAATGAATTGAACAGTCCTCAAGTAGTTGTTTCTTATGACATGGCGTGCATTTGCTTCCTTTTATTAATATTACACCCATTTACGTAATGTGTATGTGGTATCACGTTGTGCAACTTCTTTGCCAAGTGCtaacttgtttcttttgtttgacattgattTCCATTTCAGGGTGATAATTTACAAGTGAAAGTGAACAAGCTTTCATCTATAAAAACCCAACTTCCATATGACTATTATTTCCTGAACTATTGTAAGCCAGATAAGATTATGAACAGTGCAGAGAATCTGGGAGAGGTTCTTCGAGGTGATCGTATTGAAAACTCTCTTTACTTGGTAAGCTTGAGGTTTTTGTGATTTAACAGACCTGGAAAGCAACATTTTTTAGCTTTGTATTCTCTTATCCCTTCACAGTTTATCCAGTGTATAACATGAAGTGCATTACATTGGTGCAGTTCAAAATGAGAACGGATGAGTCATGCAAACTTGCGTGCAAGACAAAACTTGATGCTGAATCAGCAAGGAACTTCAAGGAGAAAATTGATGATGAATACAGGGTCAATATGTAAggggaaatttttttatttttgcttcaaTTTAAGGCATTGTCTTGGCTTGTTTAGAAATATTTTTGGAGATTTGCTGGAAAGTTTATTccttatttgtttgttttttcttttaataggattttggacaatcttccagTTGCAGTCATCAGGAAAAGGAGGGATGGGAGCAAGACCTATGAGCATGGTTTCCTTGTTGGTTTCAGAGCAAGTTATTCTGGGGTATCAAACTGAAAAATATtggtctttattttttttttctatgatatCCTTTGCTTGCTTGCTGATTAACTCCTGAAATCCTGTTTAGAGCAAAGAGGAAAAGTACTTCATCAACAACCATCTGCAGTTCAAAGTCATGTATCACAAGGACGTTGAGACTGATTCTGCTCGTATTGTTGGTTTTGAGGTTACTCCATataggtctctctctctctctcacacacacacacactcacacacacacacacacacacacacacacagagacatgcacacacattcatatatgaatgtaaaaaggGACAACATTAAAACCTTGTCTTAAGATTGAGATTACTACATCATGTTGCAGTATATTggaaaaaactaaaagtgaaTAGCAGCGATAGCATGGTAAtggtatttttcatttttatttcttgaacaaaattattttgttttattcattACCAGAGTTTATCTGGTCGGAAGATTTTTTCCGAGACTCAAGAGTCAATCTGATGTTGTTAATGCGTCCTTTCTATTTGCATTGCACAGTCTGTTCCTTTGTCCCTGATACAACTAATGTCTTCTCTTTAGAGGCAGGATTGTCCTCTCTCCCTTGAACTTTTCCCCGTCCCTTGGCTTCCTTGTCACATGGACATGGCATATATGCTGCCACACCCTTGTCAGCTTGGGTGCTGTTATGGGTTTGCTGTTGAGTGTGGTTGTTTATATTTACTGTTTTACACATGCACACGtgcacgcgcacacacacaggTGCACAAAAAACACACTCTTTACCCCCCTAAGTcaattttatatcatttttcttaTATGTATAAGCTTCTTTAGATATGTACAAGCTTCTGCACCCACATTTATGTGATatagctcctctctctctctctctctctctcgcatttACCATGTCAATACGTTTAATCAGCTTAAATGTACCATCATGTTCATAATTTTGAGAGGTGAAAACTCAATTTGCTGAAGATTTCTTAACCTAAGGATCTTTGGAAAGAtcattttgaacaatttttcaatataaGTAATGAATAAATTTTTTCTGAATATGTGCTTAAGgatggttctttttttttctttgaggtCAGACCTAAGGTTCAGACTGTGGGTCTCATGtagcattttgaaaaaaaaaaagctcggTTTGTCTGTGTGGGGGCAAGGGTGTGTGTCTCTTTGGCTATACACATAAATGGTTAACAAACATTAAATTAACGACTAACAAACTATCATTCGTTCAATGACTCGACAAAAGAAATAAAGCTAAGGATGCTAGTTTCTAGTCGTGGTCACAGTCGACAGTAAAAACTGGCAAGAGGGAGCTGAAAGAGAAAGGGAACCCAACACTCTCTGCATTGTTGGTTTCTGACAAAAAAAGGGAGCAGTGCAgaaaagagatggagagagaatAAAGCGGGTAGAGTTGAATCCTAACTGAATGGTACATTGGGATTTTCATTTGAAGTCAAATGGAGGACAATATTAGACTCCTCTGAAATTATGGATAGCAAAACAAGGACGTATACTTTTTATGGGACTGCAGTCACTAAAATATTAAGTGTATGGACTTATGACTCTTTCAATAACTTCAAACTTGAGCTAGAGTCAAGCCTAATGTGCATGTGTATATGTAGTTGACTGTACTTATCAATACCGACAATTGCATTTGTTGAGTTGGAGTAGCAGCAATACTAGAAGCAGGTGCGACATGTGTGTAGAGACCTACCTAAATAGTCCTTCTTACATAGCAGACATGCTGCACATACGTGCACTCTTTCTGAAGATGTGGAAGATAAGAGGAGTATTCTGTATCTTACATTTGCTCTACAAATATGTGAAAGTTAGAAACTGGATTCTTGTAttcctctttttttattatcatcaaCGTTCTTTCAAACTGCTGTTTGACATGTTTGTATGTGGTGCATGGATTCTAGTCTACATtactttgtaattttcaaatgtGTTTGCCTTATGTGCTTGTCTTGTCTTTTTGTTCTATCTTGAGCCCCACATGATAGTCTAAAATTGGGCACACAAAGTGCAAGCTTTGTCTTACTCTTTTCCCGAAACAGTGTCAATCATGAGTACAAGCAGCCATGGGATGAGAAGAATCCTCAATTAATTACTTGTGGTACTGATTCGAAAAATATAATTCAAGGGAGCACTGTTCCTCAAGAAGTAGAGGCAGATAAGGAGGTTATATTCACTTACGATGTTCTCTTTGAGGTACATACTTTCTGCTGGACTTACCTTCTTGCTTTAGTTATCCTCTAGTTTCTaactgcttcttttctctcagACAAGTGAAATTAAGTGGGCTTCTCGCTGGGATACATACCTTCTCATGAGTGATGACCAGATTCACTGGTTCTCTATTATCAATTCTTTGATGATTGTCTTGTTCCTTTCTGGAATGGTGGCCATGATTATGATGCGAACTCTATACAAAGACATTGCCAACTATAACCAGCTGGAAACACAAGATGAAGCACAGGAAGAAACTGGTTGGAAGCTTGTCCATGGAGATGTGTTCAGGCCTCCAGTTAATTCTGGCTTACTATGTGTTTATGTTGGTACCGGAGTCCAGTTCTTTGGGATGACACTTGTCACCATGATATTTGCATTGCTCGGTTTCCTTTCACCTTCCAATCGTGGTGGGCTGATGACTGCCATGGTTCTCCTGTGGGTCTTTATGGGTTTGTTTGCAGGATATTCATCATCGAGGCTGTATAAAATGTTTAAAGGAACAGAATGGAAAAAGAACACGCTGAAGACAGCAGTCATGTTCCCTGCCATTctcttctccatcttcttcGTACTCAATGCTCTCATCTGGGGAGAAAAGTCTTCAGGTGCAATTCCGTTTGGTACCATGTTTGCACTTGTGGTTCTTTGGTTTGGCATATCAGTGCCTTTGGTTTTTGTTGGAAGTTATCTTGGATACAAGAAGCCAGCAATTGAGGACCCCGTGAAGACGAATAAGATCCCCAGGCAGATTCCTGAGCAGGCATGGTATATGCAGCCTGTTTTCTCTATTCTAATTGGGGGCATATTGCCATTTGGTGCTGTTTTCATTGAACTCTTCTTCATCTTGACATCCATATGGCTGAATCAGTTCTATTACATCTTTGGGTTTCTCTTCATTGTCTTTGTTATCTTGTTGATAACATGTGCGGAGATCACAATTGTCCTCTGCTACTTCCAGCTGTGCAGTGAGGACTACCACTGGTGGTGGAGGGCTTATCTGACTGCAGGCTCCTCAGCTCTGTATCTCTTCCTATATGCGGTCTTCTATTTCTTCACGAAGCTTGACATAACTAAAGTCGTGTCAGGCATTCTCTACTTCGGCTATATGTTGATCATATCGTATGCCTTCTTTGTTTTGACTGGAACTATAGGATTCTATGCTTGCTTCTGGTTTGTGAGGAAGATCTATTCTTCTGTGAAGATCGACTGATGGAGAAACTTGACAGAGGTCGATAATGAGAACATCAGAAATAACAATGGGATTTGAGCAGGGAGGGGTGCAAAAAAGGCAAAGAGCAAGGGCGCAGTACCCAAGAACCAAAGGCGGGCATCGTTCTATAGTATCACATTTTGCCGTGGATGATGGTGATTTTGTAGAAGACCAGCATAGTTAtgtattgttttttctttcagaattTAATCTTTTGCTTGTTTGAACATCTACATGATGAACTCATAGTTTTACTTGTCCTTACATGTGAGAATCTTAAATCTTTTAACCAGGGAGCCAGTTGTACATCATACTTTGACTGTGCAATGTTtgaaagctctctctctctttctctctctcgccctctgcAATAGGTCCGGACTTCACTTGATTTAATGTCACAGATAGCTTTAAATATAGTTTTCAGCTTACGGAACTCCCATATACAGCGCGCACACACGTATGTAGTACCGTCTGTATTTATTTGCTGCGTTTGGTGGTCATTTCATCCTCTTCTTGGGTTCGTCTTTTACAAATCTGACAGAATGATCATGAAagatttaaaaatatatgttcaGGAATAAAGAAATATGATGTGTGAAGTGGACTGTAGGGGTTTATTTAAGTTTTTTGTAACTTATTTGTAGGGTTAAGTTCTGGAAAAATGCTTAAGGTCATTCTGCGATAACATGCCGAGCGGTAACCTacggttcaagttattttctaAGCTATTTTTATAAAAGAACATTGGTTTTTCTACTATCAACATTTTGATGCTATAAAAGTAGTTTATTGTTTATTATTAACAAATGTAATTAAagtcaaattaaaaatataactAAAGTAAAAAAGATTAACATGATAAATGTTTCTCATGAAATCACTCTGGTGCATAAAAAACactttcaaaattattttagtaggtctggtttttgtcctaCTTAGGTGGTCCTGTATTTATTACTCTCAtgacataatatatatatatatagaaattaGATCGTTAAGTCAGTGAAGAAAACCAAATTGTTTAAATGTGAatttacattgttttttttttgcaatctaactttGTGGATATAATTTTAAGAATAAGTTGATTccaaacatatattaagttaattattttttagatcTTAATAgcgtttttataataagcaaaaataaatggCTCCCATACCAtcaacatttctttcataaaaacaaataacaatttaCAAATCATGCTTtatatcaaaacattttttatcaattaggatttaaaataattttttagcaaaaaaattaaagggtctgctTTTTGTTGGACCTAATGGTCTAGTTTCtgccaatttctctctctctcaaaatctTGGCAAACTTGACCTCGTGAAATGTACACATTTATCAGCTGTAGAACTGTTGGATGTGGTGTGGTTCCGTGTGTCCTGACGATGGGCGTGTAACtaatcaaaatttgcatttaGATCCTATACCAATGCAAGGCAGCTTCCAAATTCATGCGTAAATACGGGCTCTTTATCATTAGTGAAGAAAGGGATGATGTACAAGCCGAGTCATAAAGAACTTTAACGATGATAGAGATAAGTCATCAAGAAGGTTGGCACAAAGGTCTGAGCAGAGGTTATTAAGAgattagtttttattttgaatttttgatatGTCAATTCTTGCTGCAGATGAAGTTGAAGTACTGCAAGTTGAAGTACGGTAGTGACTGCATTGAAAGCGTGTGTGAAACATGAGCTTATGATCTGACATTAGGTTATAAACCCACTTGCCGATTGATGCTTGTCTTCATTGTCCAGTGTTTCAATTTTGAACCACTGCAGATCTTTGAATAACAAATAGACGTACGGTTAAAAGTTTGTCGAGTTCTTCTGATTAAATCGACGTGCTGTTGCCTTTTGGGGAAACACGTTAGGATGATCTAATGATTAGCTAATGAATTAACCCTTGAATTTACAAGGAAACCCAAAGTTGGTTTTGATTGAAGAAAGCTTCAATTATAAACAGAGCTAATCACCGGTTTCCAATGATAATTCTGTCACCAAGTATGATTGTGTCCCACAAAAATTAATAAGTACAAGATGTTGGTGCTTCCGGTTACTCTATGGCAATTTGGCAAACATCTATATATGTAAAGTTCTGTGGATGATGTATGCTTTATTGAAGTTGATGATGTATGCTTTTATTGGTGCACGGAAATTTCATGTGCCAAGACAAATGCTCGTTTACGATACGTGCATACCATGTGTAGGGTGCATATCTAATACATAGTGACTAGATTATAAAACATAAATGGCTCACTgtcacacacacatgtacagaGATAGAGGGAGAAGACGTGCATATCTATTAAATAGAGGCTAGATTAATGAAACACAAATGGCACACTGAGTGTGCATGTAACCAGTTTCACACTGGTATACatatacaaagagagagaaaaagagtgcATATCTAATAAATAGAGACTCAATTAACAAAACACAAATGGGACACAGTCACACAGACGTACAGTCACAGAGCAAGAGAGAGTTGTGTTCGAATGCCAGGACCGATGCATCATCAAGAACCAGGTCGCCCTCAAGCCACGACTGTAAGGCTCACCCGTGGATCAGCAGATTTCTGGTTAGTCCACAGCCCAGTGCAGACAAAGGTATCTTCCCCACAAGCTCCTCCCCCTCCGCAAAGATCACCCCCATGCCCATGTGCAGGTGCGGCTCTATGTGACAATGGAAGGGCCACACCCCCGGGTTGTCTGCAACAAAGCGGAGGGCAGTCCACCCATAAGGGAACAAGGTCACTGTGTTCCTCAACGGCGGATTCCTGAGGTTGAACCCCTTAACATCCCTTTTCTCGTCAAACTTTCCATCTCCATACCCCAGAACCCAGAAGTCATGCCCATGCAAGTGCCATGGATGAAGCTCACTGTTGTTGCTAGTCAACGTGTTGGCGTTTTGGAGTATAACATCCACCGTGGCGttcaattcaaatctgaaaataccgGTGCTGGTCGTCGTGTTCGGGTTCTGCGGCGGCAGCATGATGTCGTAGTCGGCCGGAAAATTCTCCGGCGGCACAACACTGTCAAAAGCATTGCTGAGCCCGAACTTGATCGAGCCCAGGTAAGGTGTGACTGGCAAGGAAAGGGAGACGTTGTTGATGGACCACTTGGTGTAGCCATTCATCTTGTTCTGGGTGTTGAGGAGGATGATGCGCCTTTGGGCGACAGGCGGCGGCCTCGGGTTGAGGGATGACTTGCCAAGGATCTTTCTAGCGAAGGAGATGCTGTAGCTGGTGTCATTCCAAGCTGGGGAGGGCGGTGGGGGTATGGCGGGCAGTTTGGTATGTGGGTTCGGGTAGTAGTTCAGTATGGCTAGCCCAGGTGGTGTACTGGGTTTCCTCCCTCTAACGTTTATGGAGACCCAGTAGTTGGTTGATGGGCTCTGGTCAGTTCTGATGAGCACAGAGTAGCTCTCCCCAGAGTATATGTCTATCTTGTCAACAGTGGTAGGCTCTAGGTAATTGCCATCTGCCTCAACCAGCACCATTTTGTGTCCCTGTGGTTGAGAATGACATCAGTACTTAAAAAGTAAATCAGTGCCAAAAACAAATCAGtattaaaaataaatcattACAAAAAATGGGTGCAGAAAGAAATTGTCAACTATATAATGTAGAGTAGATTATtgaaatgatcaaataagatgCTTATGTGACCGTTTTGACCGACTTGTGACTTAGTGAAGCCTTGCAGACTTGGATGAGTTGATTCTGGCTCCTCAGTCTAAGCAGTTTGCTACGTCTTTTGTTGATTGTTTTaaagaaaatacaaattttCAGATCTGTAATCACCTAACTTGGACTAATATGGGTGGCAGGCCAACTAACAGAGATGGCGTCATAAATCTTTGATGCATAATATAAAACTGAACATTTCAAcacataaaagaagaaaattcagcttatatatctcatatttgagctgTATATCGTTACAAAGAAAAGCTTATCCCCATATGTCGGGCGAAAAAACCTGGCTCTTTTGGATGGACTCTTCTTGGTAATGTGAATGTGGACAATGAGGACATGCTTTTGTGATTGAGGGGATAAGTGCTCCTCAAAATAGTTGGGTTCAAATTTTATCtggataatttttttcttgctttaacgCGTGCCTGTGGAATCCACTAACGCCAGTGACTCGGGCGGCATGTCTAGACGCATCATTGCAGTAAAATCATAGTCACAGTATATTATTTTCAATGATCGCGTCTCTTATACTCTTCTATAACGCCAAACCAGCTTTAGAGTCAGAGAGTGCTCCTCCTTGGAGTTAAGCCGAAATTGGCTTCTAGTCATGGCCGATATCATGGCACAAGGCCTGCATTTTCACTTACTGAGTTGTTTCTTTCAAGATAAAATCGAACCAATACCTTGGATATCCGTATATTGCCTAAAGAAAGGAATAGCTTAATCTCTTACCTGCTAAGTAAATTCTAATCACAGAAAGATGGAACATAGTGGATGAGTGGGTAGCTAGTAATGTGTTGCCATAATAACTGCATTGCTGACTTCCATGCATATATTTCTATAGTGGGTAACGCTCGAAAAGCGCGTATCCCACACAGATCTATCTCACACACATCAACATCTAGCACACAAGGTCAAAAAGATTGTCTAGGTAGAGTCGCATTCAGCCACCAGCAGTCGTTCTCTTTACTTTGTTTAACTGGTGACTGGGATCGCATCTCTCTCAATAAAGGAAGAGTTTAACTTTTACCTGATTTGTTAAAAGATACAGGAAAGGGACAATTCCGGCTTCCGGCCTTTACACTATTCAGGCAGTTGTTGGGTGCCTATTCCCGGCAGGTTCTTTTATTCTAGGTAgagtggggggagagagagagagagagagagagagagagagagagagagaattcctGTCTAGAATGATTCCACGTGAAAGTTCACAAAAGGTGGTGCTTTTCTAAGCCCACTTCTCCAATGTGCCTAAGAGAGTAGGTCATTGATTGCCGATCATTTCCACTTAtagagaaggaaaggaaagaaggatcttttcactttttcttctcaaaaaaaattcaaaagaaaactcCACCTACCGGCTACCACCGACTGCTTCCTTGTTGGTCTCCAGTTGGTACTGACGCTTTTGAGGTCCAAGGCCCTACCTACTCAGAACCGTATCTTATGTTCACTTTGCAAGCTTGTAGTTGCTCGTAAACTTAATGATATCAGTAAAGTTGATTAATGGGGAGTAAGCAAATCCTTTTCAAGGATGAAAATCATGTCAAAGATGCCGGTGCACAACTTGGGAAGGCTCTTGTTTAGCTTGTGGCTCACCGTAACTTCAGACCTCATAAATTCTTTTAGCATTTTGGACCTAAAGAACCGTAACTTGATCTTCAAAATATACTTCTGAGGACATAAAGACGATATGGAAAATTCCCTGTTTCGTAATGTTGAGATCTGCAGAATCCCACATCTAAAGAAGTGATAAACTGTGTGGAAAAACCTTACCCCAATTGCAAAATTAAGAGAAGCAAGCGAAGTGACGCTTGCAATCCTCAGTCTGTAAGTCTTGTTTGGTTGGACACGAAGGACGTGGGGTGTGCACTGGGTGTTGTTGAAAGCACACATGGTTTCAGGCCATGGATAAGTCCAAGTGGTCTGCGAATAACGCGCAAGCGAGCAATTGAACTGCCCTCTTCCCTGAATAAGCAAACTCTGCAAACACGAACAGAGCAGAGCAAAGAAAACGATG
Coding sequences:
- the LOC116254728 gene encoding transmembrane 9 superfamily member 7-like produces the protein MGSATRLPAAVSAMLVAFLFASVVDGFYLPGVAPQDFMKGDNLQVKVNKLSSIKTQLPYDYYFLNYCKPDKIMNSAENLGEVLRGDRIENSLYLFKMRTDESCKLACKTKLDAESARNFKEKIDDEYRVNMILDNLPVAVIRKRRDGSKTYEHGFLVGFRASYSGSKEEKYFINNHLQFKVMYHKDVETDSARIVGFEVTPYSVNHEYKQPWDEKNPQLITCGTDSKNIIQGSTVPQEVEADKEVIFTYDVLFETSEIKWASRWDTYLLMSDDQIHWFSIINSLMIVLFLSGMVAMIMMRTLYKDIANYNQLETQDEAQEETGWKLVHGDVFRPPVNSGLLCVYVGTGVQFFGMTLVTMIFALLGFLSPSNRGGLMTAMVLLWVFMGLFAGYSSSRLYKMFKGTEWKKNTLKTAVMFPAILFSIFFVLNALIWGEKSSGAIPFGTMFALVVLWFGISVPLVFVGSYLGYKKPAIEDPVKTNKIPRQIPEQAWYMQPVFSILIGGILPFGAVFIELFFILTSIWLNQFYYIFGFLFIVFVILLITCAEITIVLCYFQLCSEDYHWWWRAYLTAGSSALYLFLYAVFYFFTKLDITKVVSGILYFGYMLIISYAFFVLTGTIGFYACFWFVRKIYSSVKID
- the LOC116252180 gene encoding L-ascorbate oxidase-like, with product MSSNLSSFIFCFCLVFLLQSACASKARHLKWELGYLDWAPDCVQSFVIGINGQYPGPTVRAKAGDTLVVEVTNKLPTEGVVIHWHGIRQLGTPWADGTAAISQCAINPEETFVYRFVVDKAGTFFYHAHYGMQRSAGLYGSLIVNVADGQKEPFDYDGELSLLLSDWWHQNIYQQMLGLSSIPFKWIGEPQSLLIQGRGQFNCSLARYSQTTWTYPWPETMCAFNNTQCTPHVLRVQPNKTYRLRIASVTSLASLNFAIGGHKMVLVEADGNYLEPTTVDKIDIYSGESYSVLIRTDQSPSTNYWVSINVRGRKPSTPPGLAILNYYPNPHTKLPAIPPPPSPAWNDTSYSISFARKILGKSSLNPRPPPVAQRRIILLNTQNKMNGYTKWSINNVSLSLPVTPYLGSIKFGLSNAFDSVVPPENFPADYDIMLPPQNPNTTTSTGIFRFELNATVDVILQNANTLTSNNSELHPWHLHGHDFWVLGYGDGKFDEKRDVKGFNLRNPPLRNTVTLFPYGWTALRFVADNPGVWPFHCHIEPHLHMGMGVIFAEGEELVGKIPLSALGCGLTRNLLIHG